Sequence from the Rhodanobacter sp. genome:
GCACCTGCATTTCGGCGAGATCACGCCGCAGCAGATCCTGCATGCCTTGCAGGAACGCGGCGAACGCGTGGATGCACGACGGCGGCCCGACCTCGAACCCTATCTGCGCGAGCTGGGCTGGCGCGAGTTCGCTCACCACCTGCTCTACCACTTTCCGCAAACCCCCACGGAAAACTTCAATCCGCGGTTCGATGGCTTCCGTTGGGCCAACGACGATCCCGCTGCCCTGCAGCGCTGGCAGCGCGGACGCACCGGCATTCCACTGGTGGATGCCGGCATGCGCGAGCTGTGGCATACCGGCTGGATGCACAACCGCGTGCGCATGGTCGCGGCGAGCTTCCTCACCAAGAACCTGCGCCAGCACTGGCACCATGGCGCACGCTGGTTCTGGGACACGCTGGTAGACGCCGACCTCGCGAACAACACGCTGGGCTGGCAATGGGTGGCCGGTTGCGGGGCCGACGCCGCACCGTATTTCCGCGTGTTCAATCCGTACACGCAGGCGGCGAAATTCGACCCCGAGGCGGTCTACCTCAAGCGCTGGCTGCCCGAACTCGCCGCGCTGCCGGCGAAGCTGCTGCATGAACCGTGGCGCGATCCGGCGGCACTCGCCGCATGCGGCTACCCCGCGCCCATCGTGGACGTCGGCGCCACGCGCGAGGCGGCGCTGGCTACATGGCAGGCGCTGCCGCCCCGCTGATCGGGCGCTGGCGAAGCGCATCCAATCGTGCCGCTGCGTCGTATAGAGGGAGCGGCAACCGGTGCCGCCTACCTGCCGGATATTCACGTGAAGCGCCTGCGCATCGCCCTCGCTTTGACCCTGCTGACCATGTTGTCGTTGGCGGCATGTGCAAAAACAGCCGATCCGATACCGCCGGTGCACGGCGTGGACCTGTCGCGCTACATGGGCCGCTGGTACGTGATCGCCTCCATCCCCACCCGCTTCGAGCGCGGCGGCCACAATCCCGTGGAGACCTATCGCCTCAACGCGGACGGTACGATCTGCACCTGGTTCCGCCAGCGCCCAGACAGTTTCGACGCGCCGGTGAAGCTGCTCCACTCGACGGCCAGCGTGGTACCCGGCAGCGGCCAAGGCGAGTGGCGCGTGCGCTTCTTCATGTTCCTGCGCGCCCAGTACCTGGTGGGCTGGCTGAAGCCGGACTACAGCCAGGTGCTGGTGGTGCGCGACGCGCGCGACTACCTCTGGTACATGGCGCGCACGCCGCAGGTTTCGGACGCCGATTACCAAGCCATGCTGGATCGCGCCAGGAGCATGGGCTACGACGTCGCCAGCATCGTGAAAGCGCCGCAGCGCTGGCCGGAGCACGGCGCGGACAGCGGCCGCTTCGTCGGCGCCTGCCCGTGAAATATCTGGTCGCACTGTTGGCGTGGGCGATGCCGTT
This genomic interval carries:
- a CDS encoding lipocalin family protein, with translation MKRLRIALALTLLTMLSLAACAKTADPIPPVHGVDLSRYMGRWYVIASIPTRFERGGHNPVETYRLNADGTICTWFRQRPDSFDAPVKLLHSTASVVPGSGQGEWRVRFFMFLRAQYLVGWLKPDYSQVLVVRDARDYLWYMARTPQVSDADYQAMLDRARSMGYDVASIVKAPQRWPEHGADSGRFVGACP